A window of the Roseburia sp. 831b genome harbors these coding sequences:
- the ilvA gene encoding threonine ammonia-lyase encodes MLTLDKFEEASEKVKEVTSETKLIYSDFLSNQTGNKVYLKPENMQFTGAYKVRGAYYKISTLSEEEREKGLITASAGNHAQGVAYAAKCYGCKATIVMPTTTPLIKVNRTRSYGADVVLYGDVYDEACQKAYELANEHGYTFIHPFDDLAVATGQGTIAMEIFKELPLVEYILVPIGGGGLATGVSTLAKLLNPKIKVIGVEPAGANCMQASFAAGKVTTLPTVNTIADGTAVKTPGSKIFPYIQKNLDDIITVEDDELVAAFLDMVENHKMVVENSGLLTVAALKHLDVSDKRVVSILSGGNMDVITMSSVVQQGLIFRDRIFTVSVLLPDKPGELCKVSGILAKEQGNVIKLEHNQFVSTNRNAAVELRITLESFGTDHKKQIIKALEKEGYKPKLVRTSL; translated from the coding sequence ATGCTGACATTAGACAAATTTGAAGAAGCAAGTGAAAAAGTAAAAGAGGTTACCTCTGAGACAAAGTTGATTTATAGCGATTTCTTAAGTAACCAGACAGGAAACAAGGTTTATTTAAAACCGGAAAATATGCAGTTTACCGGAGCTTATAAGGTTCGTGGTGCTTACTATAAAATCAGTACCCTGTCTGAGGAAGAAAGAGAAAAGGGACTGATTACCGCTTCCGCAGGTAACCACGCACAGGGCGTTGCTTATGCTGCAAAATGCTATGGCTGTAAGGCAACCATCGTAATGCCGACCACAACACCGTTGATTAAGGTAAACCGTACCAGGAGTTATGGAGCAGATGTCGTGCTTTACGGAGATGTTTATGATGAAGCATGTCAGAAGGCCTATGAACTTGCCAATGAACATGGTTATACCTTTATCCATCCGTTTGATGACCTTGCAGTTGCAACCGGACAGGGAACAATTGCGATGGAGATTTTTAAGGAACTTCCATTGGTAGAGTACATCCTGGTTCCAATCGGAGGAGGCGGACTTGCTACCGGTGTTTCCACCCTTGCAAAACTGTTAAATCCAAAGATTAAGGTAATTGGTGTAGAGCCGGCAGGTGCAAACTGTATGCAGGCATCTTTTGCAGCAGGAAAAGTCACAACACTTCCGACCGTAAATACAATTGCAGACGGTACTGCAGTAAAGACACCGGGAAGCAAGATTTTCCCATACATCCAGAAGAACCTGGACGATATCATTACCGTAGAGGATGACGAGTTAGTGGCAGCATTCTTGGATATGGTCGAAAATCACAAGATGGTGGTGGAGAACTCAGGACTTTTGACAGTGGCAGCATTAAAGCATCTTGATGTATCAGATAAACGGGTCGTATCCATCTTAAGTGGTGGAAATATGGACGTAATTACCATGTCATCTGTTGTTCAGCAGGGACTCATTTTCCGTGACCGTATCTTTACCGTATCCGTATTGTTGCCGGATAAGCCGGGAGAACTTTGCAAGGTATCTGGAATCCTTGCAAAGGAACAGGGAAATGTCATCAAGCTTGAACACAACCAGTTCGTGTCAACAAACCGTAATGCAGCCGTAGAGTTACGCATTACCTTAGAAAGTTTTGGAACAGATCATAAGAAGCAGATTATCAAAGCGTTAGAGAAGGAAGGCTATAAGCCAAAGCTTGTTCGAACCAGTTTGTAA
- the ylxM gene encoding YlxM family DNA-binding protein, which yields MEEKVEQTYLYDFYGELLNPHQREVYEKFVFEDLSLGEIALEEGISRQGVHDLIKRCTKSLEEYEEKLHLIAKFQSAKNMVGEIHQLTKQFHQTHNEAIMEEIEQISNQILEEL from the coding sequence ATGGAAGAAAAAGTAGAACAGACATATCTCTATGATTTTTATGGAGAGTTGCTGAATCCGCATCAGAGAGAAGTCTATGAGAAGTTTGTTTTTGAGGATTTATCTCTCGGTGAGATTGCATTGGAAGAAGGAATATCGAGACAAGGCGTACACGATTTGATTAAGCGCTGTACGAAGTCATTAGAGGAATATGAAGAGAAGCTTCATCTGATTGCAAAGTTTCAGTCAGCGAAGAACATGGTGGGTGAGATTCACCAGCTGACCAAGCAGTTCCATCAGACACACAACGAAGCAATCATGGAAGAAATCGAACAGATTTCGAATCAGATTTTAGAGGAGCTATAA
- the ffh gene encoding signal recognition particle protein produces MAFDSLSEKLQNVFKNLRGKGRLTEDDVKVALKEVKMALLEADVNFKVVKQFTKSVQERAIGQDVMNGLNPGQMVIKIVNEEMVKLMGSETTEIAFRPGKELTIIMMVGLQGAGKTTTTAKIAGKLKTKGKKVLLTACDVYRPAAIEQLQINGEKQGVEVFAMGDKNKPVDIAKAAIEHATKNDFNVVIIDTAGRLHIDEEMMAELIEIKENIAVSQTILVVDSMTGQDAVNVAGMFDEKIGIDGVVLTKLDGDTRGGAALSIRAVTGKPILYVGMGEKLSDLEQFYPDRMASRILGMGDVLTLIEKAQEDFDEEKAKKLEQKMKKAEFDFEDYLDSMSQMKKMGGLSSILGMMPGLGQGMKMPQIDEEQAEKNMARTEAIIYSMTLEERRNPSIMNVSRKHRIAKGAGVDIAEVNRLVKQFEQARKMMKQMPGMMKKGKRGMFKGLPF; encoded by the coding sequence ATGGCATTTGACAGTTTATCTGAAAAACTTCAAAATGTATTCAAGAACCTTCGTGGAAAGGGTCGTTTGACAGAAGATGATGTAAAAGTTGCGTTGAAAGAAGTCAAGATGGCACTTTTAGAAGCGGATGTCAATTTCAAGGTTGTGAAACAGTTCACAAAGTCGGTTCAGGAGCGTGCAATCGGTCAGGATGTCATGAACGGATTGAATCCGGGTCAGATGGTCATTAAGATTGTAAATGAAGAGATGGTCAAGCTTATGGGCTCTGAGACGACAGAGATTGCATTTCGTCCCGGAAAAGAACTGACAATCATTATGATGGTTGGTTTACAGGGTGCAGGTAAGACGACCACAACTGCAAAGATTGCAGGAAAGCTTAAGACAAAAGGCAAGAAAGTTCTTCTTACAGCATGTGATGTTTACCGTCCGGCAGCGATTGAACAGCTGCAGATTAACGGTGAGAAACAGGGGGTAGAAGTTTTTGCAATGGGCGATAAGAACAAGCCGGTTGATATTGCAAAAGCAGCCATAGAACATGCGACAAAGAATGATTTTAATGTAGTAATCATTGATACTGCCGGACGTCTTCACATTGATGAAGAGATGATGGCGGAACTCATTGAGATAAAAGAGAACATCGCAGTGTCACAGACAATATTGGTTGTGGATTCCATGACCGGTCAGGATGCGGTGAATGTAGCCGGAATGTTCGATGAAAAGATTGGCATTGACGGCGTGGTATTAACCAAGTTAGACGGTGATACCAGAGGTGGTGCGGCACTTTCTATCCGTGCTGTAACCGGAAAACCGATTCTTTATGTCGGTATGGGTGAGAAGTTGTCCGATTTAGAGCAGTTCTACCCGGACCGTATGGCATCGAGAATTTTAGGTATGGGTGATGTGCTTACCCTCATTGAAAAAGCCCAGGAAGACTTCGATGAAGAAAAAGCGAAGAAACTGGAACAGAAGATGAAAAAAGCAGAATTTGACTTTGAGGATTATTTGGATTCGATGAGTCAGATGAAGAAGATGGGTGGACTTTCCAGTATTCTTGGCATGATGCCGGGGCTTGGTCAGGGCATGAAGATGCCACAGATTGACGAAGAACAGGCAGAGAAGAATATGGCACGCACCGAGGCAATCATTTATTCCATGACATTGGAAGAAAGACGGAATCCGTCCATTATGAATGTCAGCAGAAAGCACAGAATTGCAAAGGGCGCAGGCGTTGATATCGCAGAGGTAAACCGTCTGGTAAAACAGTTTGAACAGGCACGCAAGATGATGAAGCAGATGCCTGGCATGATGAAAAAAGGAAAAAGAGGAATGTTTAAAGGACTTCCTTTTTAA